A section of the Kluyveromyces lactis strain NRRL Y-1140 chromosome F complete sequence genome encodes:
- the DRE2 gene encoding electron carrier DRE2 (similar to uniprot|P36152 Saccharomyces cerevisiae YKR071C DRE2) encodes MTVSRDSLVLIHPAVTQQPELLETIEKGSILSETTIVAQYLINKLNDGTISPDDEKYDVIYYVTPEKPEAIQFPPKLIPVLHKTLKPSGRLYGLSDTLKVDALINGFEIVSNNGSEYYWVKESREKKAPVSISLKGNMKNGASAPVALPSFKKLNKTQPIGSSPSAGLAVSLKKLPTFKKLTKKVSAIKLTDSDLEDDDDDLESDDSANNSKTKFFDDFDDPETGDSIDEDDLIAETEEDTITMIQCGKSKQRRRKACKDCSCGLKEMEEQEIESRRAKQQQVIKFSEEELTEIDFTIEGKKVGGCGSCALGDAFRCSGCPYLGLPAFKPGQSINLNSISDDL; translated from the coding sequence ATGACTGTGAGTAGAGACTCGTTGGTTTTGATCCATCCAGCTGTAACGCAACAGCCGGAGCTATTGGAAACTATTGAGAAGGGTTCAATCTTGTCTGAGACTACTATAGTTGCTCAGTATTTGATTAACAAACTAAATGATGGTACTATTTCTCCAGATGATGAGAAGTACGATGTAATATACTATGTGACTCCTGAAAAGCCAGAAGCCATTCAGTTTCCACCAAAACTAATACCTGTGCTTCACAAGACGTTGAAACCTTCAGGTAGACTATATGGATTAAGTGATACTTTGAAAGTGGATGCTTTAATTAATGggtttgaaattgttaGTAATAATGGGTCAGAGTACTATTGGGTGAAAGAATCTAGAGAGAAAAAGGCTCCAGTGAGCATATCATTAAAGGGAAACATGAAGAATGGAGCCAGTGCACCTGTTGCTTTACCAAGTTTCAAGAAGCTGAATAAAACACAACCTATTGGATCGTCACCCTCGGCAGGACTTGCGGTtagtttgaagaaattacCTACATTTAAGAAACTGACTAAAAAGGTATCCGCAATCAAGCTTACTGACTCGGATCTAGAggacgatgacgatgatcTCGAAAGTGACGATTCTGCAAACAACTCTAAAACCaagttctttgatgatttcgatGATCCAGAGACCGGAGActcaattgatgaagacgatTTAATAGCAGAAACCGAAGAGGATACAATCACAATGATCCAGTGCGGTAAATCcaagcaaagaagaagaaaagcCTGTAAGGATTGTTCATGTGGACTTAAAGAGATGGAGGAACAAGAAATAGAGTCAAGAAGAGCTAAGCAACAACAAGTCATTAAATTCTcggaagaagaattgacaGAAATCGATTTCACTATAGAGGGTAAAAAAGTAGGAGGTTGTGGTTCATGTGCTCTAGGAGATGCCTTCAGATGTTCCGGATGTCCATACCTAGGCCTCCCCGCATTCAAACCAGGCCAATCTATTAACTTGAACAGTATATCCGACGATTTGTGA
- the SGT1 gene encoding co-chaperone SGT1 (similar to uniprot|Q08446 Saccharomyces cerevisiae YOR057W SGT1 Probable cochaperone regulates activity of Cyr1p (adenylyl cyclase) involved in assembly of the kinetochore complex associates with the SCF (Skp1p/Cdc53p/F box protein) ubiquitin ligase complex), protein MPVEKDLKEAYSLLYDKIEVEKALELYDKVLKQDPNSLNANVYKSVCLEKLYFRSSSWHNEETLQASYDFLKKALDIAERRGDRSKIGFVYFRFCIHYYNCKKYCLAQEFMQKCESYGFKDDTLPMWKHNIDTAIRKHVKKDVMDERAKAVRSPETDKASSDMSPSEAQKDLPTLSQEDKLKMDWYQSSSTVTLSLFTKNLPNSKSDVNVSIKGSHLSISYPIPDKGSEFQYSIMLSHNVDPTAIQVSVFTKKLEVTLGKAEQYQWKSLERTDGDVTPLITKNIINSDSSAKELSYPSSSKKAIDWSKIDIDSDEQDSKNQSADAFFQQIYKGADEDTRRAMMKSFIESNGTSLSTNWEEVSKGKVEPALPEGVEMKKL, encoded by the coding sequence ATGccagttgaaaaagatttgaaagaagctTATTCTCTATTGTACGATAAAATTGAAGTGGAAAAGGCATTGGAATTGTACGACAAAGTCCTCAAGCAGGATCCAAATAGTTTGAATGCGAATGTGTACAAATCAGTATgtcttgaaaaattatacTTTAGATCAAGTTCATGGCATAACGAAGAAACCTTACAAGCTTCTTACGATTTCTTAAAGAAGGCATTAGACATTGCAGAAAGAAGAGGAGACAGATCAAAAATAGGGTTTGTGTATTTTAGGTTTTGCATACACTACTATAATTGTAAGAAATACTGTCTAGCTCAAGAATTCATGCAGAAATGTGAATCATATGGATTCAAAGATGACACTTTACCAATGTGGAAACATAACATTGATACTGCAATCAGGAAGCATGTCAAGAAGGATGTGATGGATGAGAGGGCGAAGGCTGTGAGGTCTCCTGAGACAGACAAAGCTTCTTCAGACATGTCTCCTTCGGAGGCACAAAAGGACCTACCAACACTTTCTCAGGAGGATAAATTAAAAATGGATTGGTATCAAAGCTCTAGCACTGTTACACTCTCGTTGTTCACCAAAAATCTACCTAACTCAAAAAGTGATGTTAATGTCAGCATCAAAGGCTCTCATCTAAGCATTTCATATCCTATACCAGATAAGGGATCAGAATTTCAATATTCTATCATGTTGAGTCACAACGTTGACCCGACTGCTATTCAAGTTTCTGTATTCACTAAGAAGCTAGAAGTTACACTAGGCAAAGCTGAACAGTATCAATGGAAGAGTCTAGAAAGGACCGATGGGGACGTAACTCCGCTGATTACGAAAAACATCATCAATTCAGACTCTTCTGCCAAAGAACTTTCATATCCTTCATCATCTAAAAAGGCCATTGATTGGTCCAAGATAGATATTGACAGCGATGAACaagattcaaagaatcaatcCGCAGACGCCTTTTTCCAACAGATATACAAGGGAGCTGATGAAGATACGAGACGAGCTATGATGAAATCATTTATTGAAAGCAATGGAACCTCATTGAGTACAAATTGGGAAGAAGTGTCAAAGGGAAAAGTTGAGCCAGCATTGCCCGAAGGTgttgaaatgaagaaattatag
- the VHS3 gene encoding phosphopantothenoylcysteine decarboxylase complex subunit VHS3 (weakly similar to uniprot|O00019 Saccharomyces cerevisiae YOR054C VHS3 Regulatory subunit of Ppz1p which is an isoform of serine/threonine protein phosphatase Z involved in regulation of potassium transport overexpression suppresses the synthetic lethality of the hal3 sit4 double mutation) — protein sequence MSPITPHSPESQPSLVSPRFVNLGEQRNSEMLNSTGSAVGSSASQTTSPVNKPASPSVSITKSIMNASGTSGAVVSNTPASGLKRVPTVTFTDAKHAVLKQQAAAEQASALLNSLNNPSKVASPVVSDKAGSPPPVELTTSVKQPTAGTAIEQRIQSPLSKSQEDLRVRKAPANVHKTSAVEQTAGGAETEPKTPLEATIQEGVEGINLGSQAETSKPQEEQHPHFVVNDELHSPSFKSRSRSNSISPMPNGSQTNAAPTFKLNETTIPEDEQVIASEPPVEIAQIVAPNIPKREAAKNVDPRLPQDDGKLHILFGATGSLSVLKIKSMIKKLEEIYGRDRVSIQVILTQAAAQFFANRTLNRKKGSISGQSHTQGQTQVAQTPSVSSPLSQEPTVASTDIPSNTVPIGQETKSTDGNTISTAAKIELPPHIQVWLDQDEWDAWKQRTDPVLHIELRRWADILVVAPLTANTLSKIALGLCDNLLTSVIRAWNPLFPIFLAPSMVSNSYNSSITKRHLNMIKEEMPWITVFKPSEKVVGIYGDIGLGGMMDGNEIVDKVVMKLGGYPEDENQEEGEEDEDEDDDDEEDRSDKKNLDDDDDDDDDDDDDDDDDDDDDDDDDDEEEDDEVNEIDEVKSLHETVTSPPSTDA from the coding sequence ATGAGTCCAATAACTCCTCACTCTCCGGAGAGCCAGCCCTCTTTGGTGTCCCCTAGATTTGTGAATCTTGGcgaacaaagaaattcagAGATGCTCAATTCGACAGGTAGCGCTGTTGGATCGTCTGCTTCTCAGACTACGTCTCCGGTCAATAAACCGGCCAGTCCTTCTGTTAGTATTACTAAATCTATTATGAATGCCAGTGGGACTTCTGGTGCTGTTGTGAGTAATACTCCAGCATCTGGTTTGAAACGAGTTCCAACTGTGACTTTCACTGATGCTAAGCATGCCGTACTCAAACAGCAAGCCGCTGCAGAACAAGCGTCAGCCTTACTTAACAGTTTGAACAATCCAAGCAAGGTAGCGTCCCCAGTTGTTTCGGATAAAGCAGGGTCGCCTCCGCCTGTGGAATTAACCACTTCTGTAAAACAACCAACTGCAGGAACTGCAATTGAACAAAGGATTCAGTCCCCCTTGAGTAAATCACAGGAGGATTTAAGGGTTAGGAAAGCTCCTGCCAACGTACACAAGACTTCTGCGGTGGAACAAACCGCCGGTGGTGCCGAGACCGAGCCTAAGACACCACTGGAAGCCACTATTCAAGAAGGAGTCGAAGGTATCAACCTTGGTTCTCAAGCAGAGACATCTAAACctcaagaagaacaacatCCTCATTTTGTCGTGAATGATGAATTACATTCTCCaagtttcaaatcaagatCCAGATCCAACAGTATATCACCAATGCCAAATGGATCACAAACCAACGCAGCTCCCACTTTCAAACTAAATGAAACAACAATTCCTGAAGATGAACAGGTAATAGCCTCAGAACCACCTGTGGAAATCGCGCAGATAGTGGCTCCAAATATCCCAAAGAGAGAAGCTGCCAAGAACGTAGATCCAAGGTTACCACAAGATGACGGGAAACTACACATCTTGTTTGGAGCTACCGGTTCGTTATCAGTattgaagatcaaatcaatgattaaaaaattagaagaaatatatGGTAGAGACAGGGTGTCGATTCAAGTCATTTTAACACAAGCTGCTGCTCAATTCTTCGCAAATAGAACACTTAACAGGAAGAAGGGGTCGATTTCAGGCCAGTCCCACACACAAGGTCAAACGCAGGTTGCTCAAACTCCATCAGTATCATCTCCTTTGTCTCAAGAACCTACGGTAGCATCTACCGATATCCCATCCAACACCGTACCCATAGGGCAAGAAACAAAGTCAACTGATGGTAATACGATATCCACAGCGGCCAAGATTGAACTTCCTCCACATATCCAAGTGTGGTTGGATCAAGATGAGTGGGACGCGTGGAAGCAAAGAACGGATCCCGTATTACACATTGAACTCCGTCGTTGGGCAGACATTCTCGTAGTGGCTCCTCTTACTGCTAACACCTTATCTAAGATTGCCTTGGGCCTATGTGATAATTTGTTGACAAGTGTAATAAGAGCTTGGAATCCACTGTTCCCAATATTTTTGGCACCATCCATGGTAAGCAACAGTTATAACTCTTCCATCACGAAGAGACACCTTAACATGattaaagaagaaatgcCTTGGATTACCGTATTCAAACCATCAGAGAAAGTTGTTGGGATATACGGTGATATAGGACTTGGTGGAATGATGGATGGTAATGAGATCGTAGACAAGGTGGTTATGAAGTTAGGAGGGTATCCAGAAGACGAAAACCAAGAGGAAGgcgaagaagatgaagacgaagatgacgacgatgaagaagatcgatctgataagaagaacttggatgatgatgatgacgacgatgacgatgatgatgatgatgatgatgacgatgacgatgacgacgacgacgacgatgacgaagaggaagatgatgaagtgAATGAAATCGATGAAGTCAAGAGTCTACACGAAACCGTAACATCGCCACCATCCACCGACGCATAA
- the NOB1 gene encoding rRNA-binding endoribonuclease (similar to uniprot|O00021 Saccharomyces cerevisiae YOR056C NOB1 Nin1 (One) Binding protein essential nuclear protein involved in proteasome maturation and synthesis of 40S ribosome subunits required for cleavage of the 20S pre-rRNA to generate the mature 18S rRNA.) has translation MAEQHPHVKALVLDATPLITQSYTHYQNYAETFYTAPTVLHEIKDAKSRKNLEIWQSLGTLKVKHPSAASIKRVSDFAKLTGDYSVLSANDIHIIALAYELETELNKGDWRLRKRPGEALKHETKEETRPKETIEQTQDPTAESDTAETPVKKNKKKTRRGGKKQREKREAAAKSQETTAEHQPTESQEPANEEQEQPILVDEVSPDVPGEEEVETATEAKNDEEEEGFLSDEDGEWITPDNLTEAIIKDSGEDTTGGEGVVSENNTASSLELPQNQVALATGDFAVQNVSLQLNLNLMNFMSGLRIKKLRNYMLRCHACFQLLPMPKDGKAKHFCPSCGGSGTVLRCAVSVDSVTGKVTPHLKANFQWNNRGNRYSLPSPLSKNAQKRFGNKGFVHSKHSQDVELLREDQKEYEKAVKQEEWTRRHNEKILNNWIGGGSAENYISPFAIDGLKHHNVRVGRGRFANSTRKR, from the coding sequence ATGGCTGAACAACATCCGCATGTCAAAGCTTTAGTGCTCGATGCAACTCCATTGATCACTCAATCTTATACCCATTACCAGAACTATGCGGAAACATTTTACACTGCTCCAACTGTATTGcatgaaatcaaagatgCCAAGTCTAGGAAGAACTTAGAGATTTGGCAAAGTTTAGGAACGTTGAAGGTGAAACATCCTTCGGCTGCATCAATCAAGCGAGTGTCCGATTTTGCCAAGTTAACTGGTGATTATTCTGTACTAAGTGCTAACGATATCCATATCATCGCGTTGGCATATGAATTAGAGACTGAACTTAATAAAGGAGATTGGAGACTAAGAAAAAGACCAGGTGAAGCGTTGAAACATGAAACgaaggaagaaacaagGCCAAAGGAAACAATTGAACAAACGCAGGATCCTACTGCTGAATCTGACACCGCCGAAACGCCtgtgaagaagaataagaagaaaactaGAAGAGGAGGTAAGAAAcagagagaaaagagagaagcTGCCGCAAAATCTCAAGAAACTACAGCCGAACACCAACCAACTGAATCACAAGAACCAGCTAATGAGGAGCAGGAACAGCCAATACTAGTGGATGAAGTTTCCCCTGATGTACctggtgaagaagaagttgaaactGCAACGGAAGCAAAaaatgacgaagaagaagaaggattCCTATCCGATGAGGATGGTGAATGGATCACCCCAGATAACTTAACAGAAGCCATTATCAAAGACAGCGGCGAAGATACCACAGGCGGAGAAGGCGTCGTATCCGAAAACAACACTGCATCATCATTAGAGCTGCCTCAAAACCAAGTAGCTCTAGCGACTGGTGATTTTGCAGTGCAGAACGTTTCGTTACAATTAAATTTAAACTTGATGAACTTCATGTCCGGTTTAAGAATCAAGAAGCTTCGTAACTATATGTTAAGATGTCATGCCTGTTTCCAACTACTACCTATGCCAAAAGATGGTAAGGCAAAGCATTTCTGTCCGTCTTGTGGTGGTTCAGGCACCGTATTGAGATGTGCGGTTTCCGTTGATTCTGTGACCGGAAAAGTGACGCCTCATTTGAAGGCTAACTTCCAATGGAATAACAGAGGTAATCGTTATTCCTTACCAAGTCCCCTATCAAAGAATGCACAGAAGAGATTTGGCAACAAAGGTTTTGTACATTCAAAACATTCTCAAGATGTTGAACTCCTAAGAGAAGATCAAAAGGAGTACGAGAAGGCTGtcaaacaagaagaatggaCTAGAAGACACAACGAAAAGATCCTAAACAACTGGATCGGTGGCGGATCTGCAGAAAATTATATCTCGCCGTTTGCCATCGATGGTTTAAAGCACCACAATGTTCGTGTTGGTAGAGGACGTTTCGCCAACAGTACAAGAAAGAGATAG